One Cryptosporangium minutisporangium DNA segment encodes these proteins:
- a CDS encoding helix-turn-helix domain-containing protein, with translation MAQHARPGRPRHTSASTASADASPAGTAREQILDAAAALFAEHGFAATTTRMIAERVGVRQASLYYHFAGKDELLIELLTTSVRPSLEAVRGIESLVPDTASAAAALYLLASVDVETLGRTPHNIGTLYLLPEVQQERYDSFRTERQELQEIYGRLGFRAARAEVRAAIAEPRLGELLIQVAEVVIQIRRTRSPDAADADAVASSCLRLCGCSEAAIDEARSDARSLLVGA, from the coding sequence ATGGCGCAGCACGCCCGACCGGGACGGCCGAGGCACACGTCGGCGTCGACCGCCTCGGCCGATGCCTCCCCGGCCGGCACGGCGCGCGAGCAGATCCTCGACGCCGCTGCGGCGCTCTTCGCCGAGCACGGCTTCGCCGCCACCACGACGCGCATGATCGCCGAACGGGTCGGCGTCCGCCAGGCCTCGCTCTACTACCACTTCGCCGGCAAGGACGAGTTGCTCATCGAGCTGCTCACCACGTCGGTGCGGCCGAGCCTGGAAGCCGTCCGGGGCATCGAGTCGCTGGTCCCGGACACTGCGAGCGCGGCCGCGGCGCTCTACCTTCTGGCCAGCGTCGACGTCGAGACCCTCGGCCGCACGCCGCACAATATCGGGACGCTGTACCTGCTCCCCGAGGTGCAGCAGGAGCGATACGACTCCTTCCGCACCGAACGCCAGGAGCTGCAGGAAATCTACGGTCGCCTGGGGTTCCGGGCAGCGCGGGCGGAGGTCCGTGCCGCCATCGCCGAACCGCGCCTCGGCGAGCTCCTCATCCAAGTCGCCGAGGTGGTCATCCAGATCCGCCGCACGCGCAGTCCGGACGCCGCCGATGCCGACGCCGTCGCCTCCTCCTGCCTGCGGCTGTGCGGCTGCTCCGAAGCGGCGATCGACGAGGCGCGGTCGGACGCCCGCTCGCTGCTCGTCGGAGCGTGA
- a CDS encoding GlsB/YeaQ/YmgE family stress response membrane protein, with protein sequence MTVTGIITALIVGLIIGALGRLVVPGKQNLPIWLTIVVGIVAALLGTAIARGLGVADTKGFDWIELIFQIALAAVGVALVAGLYGRRTHRTRTH encoded by the coding sequence GTGACCGTCACCGGCATCATCACCGCGCTCATCGTGGGTCTCATCATTGGCGCTCTCGGGCGGCTGGTCGTGCCCGGGAAGCAGAATCTCCCGATCTGGCTCACGATCGTCGTCGGCATCGTCGCGGCGCTGCTGGGCACTGCGATCGCCCGCGGCCTGGGGGTGGCCGATACCAAGGGCTTCGACTGGATCGAGCTGATCTTCCAGATCGCGCTCGCCGCCGTCGGCGTCGCGCTGGTCGCTGGTCTCTACGGGCGCCGTACGCACCGCACACGTACGCACTGA
- a CDS encoding amino acid permease, whose translation MSTHGNPERRHRAATSAAALSGRQLLCIVIASHGPVVLMLGAIPTGYQFSGSQGVPLVMAIAGLCLCAFAVGNTGIAGRIRHRGGHYALVSQALGPIPGLGVATLSLAGYVGLVAAFLVVLAGGLTGQLSDAIGLDAPISLLVVVLVVVLIALEFVPLRVFTRCVVVVVILQAAVVLAFGALAVLHPADDTAAAAALDPAGLLTGSFSLALCVAVTNFVGSEIGPNFSEEVATPSRTVPRATLAGYALTTATLVISAWATSVVVGPDKIVAAAQGQLEGSTGGSGEPFTVTVARQAVGGDHLDAVVNALTRVLILGGLASAVIFCQVVARQLSGLSRDRVMTARLQPRLDGGAPLSAGLIAPLAAGAVALLAAAGRPSQVVLYLLVGGGLAITAVLTISSLATVVWLLRTDEGEAGFFGWEGRLVAAMFAFLTTGFVVVVGTVRLPAQLPAGQTYGWLIPVGIAGGFLIGLVWAGMVRISRPEALAGLGRQVRAD comes from the coding sequence ATGTCCACCCACGGGAATCCCGAAAGACGCCATAGAGCCGCGACGTCCGCCGCGGCGCTGAGCGGGAGGCAGCTACTCTGCATTGTCATCGCATCGCACGGGCCAGTCGTGCTCATGCTGGGTGCGATTCCCACGGGCTACCAGTTCTCCGGCTCCCAGGGCGTGCCTTTGGTCATGGCTATCGCCGGATTGTGTCTCTGCGCTTTCGCGGTCGGCAATACGGGCATCGCCGGTCGAATTCGACACCGTGGTGGACACTACGCCCTCGTTTCCCAGGCGTTAGGCCCGATTCCCGGACTCGGAGTGGCAACCCTGTCCCTTGCGGGATATGTCGGACTGGTGGCTGCTTTTCTCGTTGTGCTGGCGGGCGGTCTGACCGGGCAGCTTTCCGATGCGATCGGCCTCGACGCCCCGATTTCGTTACTCGTCGTGGTTCTCGTCGTCGTGCTGATCGCCTTGGAATTTGTTCCCCTGCGCGTTTTCACGAGATGTGTGGTCGTAGTCGTCATCCTCCAAGCTGCGGTGGTGCTCGCATTCGGTGCGCTGGCCGTCCTCCACCCTGCGGACGACACTGCCGCCGCCGCAGCGCTGGATCCCGCGGGCCTTCTGACCGGATCGTTCTCGCTGGCTCTCTGCGTGGCGGTCACGAACTTCGTCGGATCGGAGATCGGCCCCAACTTCTCCGAGGAGGTGGCCACACCGAGCCGAACCGTTCCCCGGGCGACGCTCGCGGGCTACGCCCTCACCACGGCGACGCTGGTGATCAGTGCGTGGGCGACCAGCGTCGTCGTCGGACCGGACAAAATCGTCGCCGCAGCCCAGGGGCAGCTGGAAGGCAGCACCGGGGGATCCGGGGAGCCGTTCACGGTCACTGTGGCGAGGCAGGCAGTCGGGGGAGACCACCTCGACGCCGTCGTGAACGCTCTGACCAGGGTGCTGATCCTCGGTGGCCTGGCCAGCGCCGTGATCTTCTGTCAGGTCGTCGCCCGTCAGCTCAGCGGCCTGTCCCGAGACAGAGTGATGACAGCGCGGCTACAGCCACGGCTCGACGGGGGCGCTCCGCTGTCCGCTGGGTTGATCGCGCCGCTGGCCGCGGGCGCCGTCGCCTTGCTAGCTGCCGCCGGTCGGCCCTCGCAGGTCGTCCTCTATCTGTTGGTCGGGGGTGGGTTGGCCATCACCGCAGTGCTCACCATCAGTTCGTTGGCAACAGTCGTTTGGCTCTTACGCACTGATGAAGGAGAGGCCGGCTTCTTCGGCTGGGAGGGCAGGCTCGTCGCGGCGATGTTCGCCTTTCTGACCACGGGGTTCGTCGTGGTCGTGGGAACCGTTCGGCTGCCCGCCCAGCTGCCAGCAGGCCAAACCTACGGTTGGCTGATTCCGGTGGGCATCGCCGGCGGCTTTCTCATCGGCCTCGTCTGGGCCGGCATGGTGCGCATCTCTCGCCCGGAGGCGCTGGCTGGCTTGGGTCGGCAGGTGCGCGCCGACTGA
- a CDS encoding SDR family NAD(P)-dependent oxidoreductase, whose product MNNAGYGVFGSIEETPGERVRALFDTNVLGLLNLTRAALPVLRRQRAGHIVTMGSSADYLDTVGTLIQAASTFDGHEPGIPSGPSKRPRPRRLTQPPRCRPLGRDSVELVAYKLAHVAGELASWREVSLSTDYPSGSS is encoded by the coding sequence GTGAACAACGCCGGCTACGGGGTCTTCGGCTCCATCGAAGAGACCCCGGGCGAACGGGTCCGGGCCTTGTTCGACACCAACGTCCTGGGTCTGCTGAACCTCACCCGGGCGGCGCTCCCGGTTCTGCGCAGACAACGCGCCGGGCACATCGTCACCATGGGCTCCAGCGCCGACTACCTCGATACGGTCGGGACATTGATACAGGCGGCCTCCACGTTCGACGGTCACGAGCCCGGGATCCCCAGCGGGCCGTCGAAGCGTCCGCGGCCTCGTCGACTCACCCAACCCCCACGGTGCCGGCCGCTGGGGCGCGACAGCGTCGAGCTCGTGGCGTACAAGTTGGCTCACGTCGCCGGCGAACTCGCGAGCTGGCGCGAGGTATCACTGTCCACGGACTACCCGAGCGGCAGCTCGTGA
- a CDS encoding NADPH-dependent F420 reductase, protein MKIGILGAGSIGGVVAQRLSASGHQVKIANSRGPETIPAEVLATGARAVSAGEVAADVDVLITSVPLVRVPDLKPLLEDLPAGAVVIDTSNYYPARDGHIEALDRGQVESRWVEEHLGRRVVKAWNAITAQSFVAYAGPSGTPGRIAIPVAADDDDERALGMSLVEQTGFEGFDAGSITDSWRQQPGTPVYCTDLTAEEMPSALGKAIAERSPKRRDLAMHVIAELMGDPTSELGKDFLVRVNRLIYV, encoded by the coding sequence ATGAAGATCGGCATCTTGGGAGCAGGCAGTATCGGCGGCGTGGTGGCCCAGCGGCTGAGCGCCTCCGGCCACCAGGTCAAGATCGCGAATTCCCGCGGGCCTGAGACGATCCCGGCCGAGGTTCTCGCCACCGGCGCCCGAGCGGTGTCGGCGGGCGAGGTGGCCGCGGACGTGGACGTCCTCATCACCTCGGTCCCCCTGGTCCGGGTGCCCGACCTCAAGCCGCTGCTGGAAGACCTGCCCGCCGGCGCCGTCGTCATCGACACCTCGAACTACTACCCGGCTCGCGACGGGCACATCGAGGCCCTCGATCGCGGACAGGTGGAGAGCCGCTGGGTCGAGGAGCACCTCGGCCGTCGCGTCGTCAAGGCCTGGAACGCCATCACGGCACAGTCCTTCGTTGCCTACGCCGGCCCGAGCGGTACCCCCGGCCGGATCGCGATCCCCGTCGCCGCGGACGATGATGACGAGCGGGCCCTGGGCATGTCGCTGGTCGAGCAGACGGGCTTCGAGGGCTTCGACGCCGGCAGCATCACCGACTCATGGCGCCAGCAGCCCGGCACTCCCGTCTACTGCACCGACCTCACCGCCGAGGAGATGCCCAGCGCCCTCGGGAAGGCCATCGCCGAACGCTCCCCGAAGCGCCGGGACCTGGCGATGCACGTCATCGCCGAACTGATGGGGGACCCCACCAGCGAGCTCGGCAAGGACTTCCTGGTCCGCGTCAACCGCCTCATCTACGTGTAG
- a CDS encoding LLM class flavin-dependent oxidoreductase — MTDKKLVLGMALIDGYGGLHGAWRAPHVDPGTYADVDATVRHAKAAERGRFTFLFTPDFPAVRGNVEHSTISNLMDPLIQLSAVARETTNIGFVVTGSTTFQESFNTARQFKALDVLSHGRMGWNAVTTSDPAVAANYGRPIADRNERYQRAHEAIQIVQALWGSWQEDAWVKDQAADRFIDPSKLQPINLQGQYVASRGPLAIPPSEQGQPVVFTSGGPSPHLLSIAGRYASGFIAEVWTIEEARAQRQLVRNAARRAGRDPDEIKYFPGVMTTVATVVGPGELHADHLQEWFEAGAADGFWVTPDIYEDGVDAFVDEVVPILQERGIYPTEYPGTTLRANLGVPYQYGLDPRSTSAEQ, encoded by the coding sequence ATGACGGACAAGAAGCTCGTCCTCGGTATGGCGCTGATCGACGGATACGGTGGCCTGCACGGCGCCTGGCGCGCCCCGCACGTGGACCCCGGGACCTACGCCGACGTCGACGCCACCGTGCGTCATGCGAAAGCTGCCGAGCGTGGCAGGTTCACCTTCCTCTTCACCCCAGACTTCCCCGCTGTGCGCGGCAACGTCGAACACTCGACGATCAGCAACCTCATGGACCCGCTGATCCAGTTGTCCGCCGTTGCGCGCGAGACGACGAACATCGGCTTCGTCGTGACCGGGTCGACGACCTTCCAGGAGTCGTTCAACACCGCACGCCAGTTCAAGGCCCTCGACGTCCTGAGCCACGGCCGTATGGGCTGGAACGCCGTCACGACGAGCGATCCTGCCGTCGCCGCCAACTACGGCAGACCCATCGCCGACCGCAACGAGCGGTACCAGCGCGCACACGAGGCCATCCAGATCGTCCAGGCGCTCTGGGGCAGCTGGCAGGAGGACGCGTGGGTCAAGGACCAGGCAGCGGACCGCTTCATCGACCCGTCGAAGCTGCAACCGATCAACCTGCAGGGCCAGTACGTCGCGTCGCGAGGCCCCCTGGCGATCCCACCCTCGGAGCAGGGCCAGCCCGTCGTCTTCACCTCCGGTGGCCCCAGCCCGCACCTGCTGTCGATCGCGGGCCGCTACGCCAGCGGCTTCATCGCCGAGGTGTGGACGATCGAGGAGGCCCGCGCCCAACGCCAGCTCGTGCGGAACGCGGCACGCCGAGCTGGCCGCGACCCCGACGAGATCAAGTACTTTCCCGGCGTCATGACCACCGTCGCCACGGTCGTGGGCCCGGGGGAGCTGCACGCCGACCATCTGCAGGAGTGGTTCGAGGCGGGAGCCGCCGACGGCTTCTGGGTCACGCCCGACATCTACGAGGACGGCGTCGACGCCTTCGTCGACGAGGTCGTGCCGATCCTGCAGGAACGCGGCATCTACCCCACCGAGTACCCGGGCACGACCTTGCGCGCGAACCTCGGCGTGCCCTACCAGTACGGACTCGACCCACGCAGCACCAGCGCTGAGCAGTGA
- a CDS encoding MFS transporter, with protein sequence MTAPAEFDVAAPAPTVHSGNRLPRGVALVIGILIVSTFIVFLNELLLGVALPTLIEDFGVTPSTGQWVTTGFLLTMAVLIPASSFVMRRFRMRTVFLVALSLFIAGTTLAAIAPTFGVLVAGRIVQASGTAVFLPLLMTTTMRLVPVGRRGQMMAITTAVPAVAPAVGPALSGLVLSTLNWRWLFIMMLPFAVAALALGAWKLRDTTTPEPAALDVPSLLLSAFGFGGLVYGLSLIGEASSGHTSISPYLPLAVGLVGLVAFVLRQIPLQRRDSAFLDMRIFLRRSFTAPLLVMLFVAGNGIGLLVVLPLVLTDVTGLSTLQLGLFLIPGGAAISIVAAASGRVYDRFGPRPLMIPAAIVWLAVLWFLSRVDESTSVVALIVAWLVFTSAQAAMWATLTTSAMGGLRPELYPHGASAFATAQQLAGAAFGAVFISAYTIGSGVRDAGVLSTDQATSAGHAAFLTAGVVGLIVLLGAFFVRRTPIPAAEGTVVDAPVAFAPLTVETVADTTATDGAVGEKVAR encoded by the coding sequence ATGACCGCCCCAGCGGAATTCGACGTCGCCGCTCCGGCACCGACGGTCCACTCCGGCAACCGGCTCCCCCGGGGCGTCGCCCTGGTCATCGGGATCCTGATCGTCTCGACGTTCATCGTCTTCCTCAACGAGTTGCTCCTGGGAGTCGCACTCCCGACGCTGATCGAGGACTTCGGGGTCACCCCGAGCACCGGGCAGTGGGTCACGACCGGTTTCCTGCTGACCATGGCCGTGCTGATCCCGGCCAGCAGTTTCGTGATGCGGCGGTTCCGCATGCGAACGGTCTTCCTGGTCGCGCTGTCGCTGTTCATCGCCGGGACGACGCTCGCTGCGATCGCGCCGACGTTCGGTGTCCTGGTGGCCGGCCGGATCGTCCAGGCGTCCGGCACCGCCGTCTTCTTGCCTCTGTTGATGACCACGACCATGCGCCTGGTCCCGGTCGGTCGCCGCGGCCAGATGATGGCAATCACCACGGCCGTCCCGGCCGTGGCGCCGGCGGTCGGGCCGGCGCTGTCGGGCCTCGTGCTGTCCACACTGAACTGGCGCTGGCTGTTCATCATGATGCTGCCGTTCGCGGTTGCTGCCCTGGCACTGGGCGCGTGGAAGCTGCGCGACACCACCACCCCGGAGCCGGCGGCCCTGGACGTGCCGTCGCTGCTGCTGTCCGCGTTCGGGTTCGGCGGCTTGGTCTACGGGCTCTCCCTGATCGGCGAGGCGTCCTCCGGGCACACCTCGATCTCGCCGTACCTGCCGCTCGCGGTGGGTCTAGTAGGCCTGGTGGCGTTCGTCCTGCGGCAGATTCCCCTGCAGCGTCGCGACAGCGCGTTCCTGGACATGCGGATCTTCCTGCGGAGGTCGTTCACCGCGCCTCTCCTGGTGATGCTCTTCGTCGCGGGCAATGGGATCGGCCTGCTGGTCGTGCTCCCGCTGGTGCTGACCGATGTCACCGGCCTGAGCACCCTGCAGCTCGGCCTCTTCCTGATCCCTGGCGGGGCGGCGATCTCGATCGTGGCGGCTGCGAGCGGACGGGTGTACGACCGCTTCGGCCCACGCCCGTTGATGATCCCCGCTGCGATCGTCTGGCTGGCCGTCCTGTGGTTCCTCAGCCGGGTGGACGAGAGCACGAGCGTGGTCGCGCTGATCGTGGCATGGCTGGTCTTCACCAGCGCGCAGGCCGCGATGTGGGCGACGCTCACGACCAGTGCGATGGGCGGCCTGCGCCCCGAGCTCTACCCGCACGGTGCCTCGGCGTTCGCCACCGCCCAGCAGCTCGCCGGTGCCGCATTCGGTGCGGTGTTCATCTCCGCCTACACCATCGGTTCCGGTGTCCGGGACGCCGGCGTGCTCAGCACCGACCAGGCCACGTCCGCCGGACACGCGGCCTTCCTGACCGCCGGGGTCGTCGGCCTGATCGTGTTGTTGGGAGCGTTCTTCGTCCGTCGGACACCGATTCCGGCCGCCGAAGGGACAGTCGTCGACGCGCCGGTCGCCTTTGCGCCGCTCACCGTCGAGACGGTGGCCGACACGACCGCCACCGACGGAGCGGTCGGGGAGAAGGTGGCCCGGTGA
- a CDS encoding MerR family transcriptional regulator, which yields MKIGELAKRTEVPTRMLRYYEEQGLITPRRQQNGYREYDEYLVDRVKKIRGLLDSGIPTRIIGDMLPCLNQPQEIVVADPDPELRAMLVRERDRMVERIALLEHHRHALTQYIAAMDRSLDATTGP from the coding sequence ATGAAGATCGGTGAGCTGGCGAAACGCACCGAGGTCCCGACGCGCATGCTGCGCTACTACGAGGAGCAAGGGCTGATCACGCCGCGGCGGCAGCAGAACGGTTACCGAGAGTACGACGAGTACCTGGTGGATCGGGTGAAGAAAATCCGCGGTCTGCTCGACTCCGGAATTCCCACCCGCATCATCGGCGACATGCTGCCGTGCCTCAACCAGCCGCAGGAGATCGTGGTCGCCGATCCGGACCCCGAGCTACGCGCGATGCTCGTGCGTGAGCGCGACCGGATGGTCGAGCGCATCGCCCTGCTGGAGCACCATCGCCACGCCCTCACCCAGTACATCGCCGCCATGGACCGATCACTCGACGCCACTACTGGACCGTGA
- a CDS encoding nitroreductase family protein, producing MTGTTLLDLTPDQLLSTTRAVRKRLDFTRPVPDDTIRECVAMALQAPSGSNIVTMRFVVIRDEAKRRAVGDVYREVYAGYKASPGYPGNPTGDEARDAVQRRVATSADYLGEHMGDAPVLVLACNEGPNRAWAEAGMSNVIPATWSFMLAARARALGTAWTSMHLARERDVAEILGLDYETVAQAVLTPVAYTKGTDFHPARRPAPDEVIQWI from the coding sequence ATGACGGGAACGACCTTGCTCGATCTCACCCCGGACCAGTTGCTCTCCACCACGCGGGCGGTCCGCAAACGTCTCGACTTCACCCGGCCGGTGCCCGACGACACGATCCGCGAGTGCGTGGCGATGGCCCTTCAGGCCCCGTCGGGGTCGAACATCGTGACCATGCGGTTCGTCGTGATCCGCGACGAGGCGAAGCGGCGGGCGGTCGGCGACGTCTACCGCGAGGTGTACGCGGGCTACAAGGCCTCACCGGGTTACCCCGGCAATCCCACCGGTGACGAGGCCCGCGACGCGGTGCAGCGGCGGGTGGCGACCTCGGCCGACTACCTGGGCGAGCACATGGGCGACGCACCCGTATTGGTGCTGGCCTGCAACGAAGGCCCCAACCGGGCGTGGGCGGAGGCCGGCATGAGCAACGTCATCCCTGCCACGTGGAGCTTCATGCTGGCCGCCCGGGCCCGCGCGCTGGGCACCGCGTGGACGTCGATGCACCTCGCCCGCGAGCGGGACGTGGCGGAAATCCTGGGACTCGACTACGAAACGGTCGCACAGGCGGTGCTCACGCCGGTGGCCTACACGAAAGGTACGGATTTCCACCCGGCTCGGCGACCCGCTCCGGACGAGGTCATCCAATGGATCTAG
- a CDS encoding ABC transporter substrate-binding protein, translated as MRRPALIRVAAIAAALSMIVTGCSSKAENGSDGGSGDVATDVGVEGDTITLGVLTDLTGVFASIGKDMTNGNSLYWKTAKVCDKYTVKLDVQDTQYVPQQGVQLYSSMKSDVLAMQQTIGSPINAALAKDFVADKIVNFPSALGEGLTEIPGTAVLGPTYDVEMSNGLDYLFRKNMLKEGDTVGHIYFEGEYGETGLEGTTHVAKVKKLQVVEAQIKPTDQDMSAQISQFKARGVDAIALTVAPTQLASVAAASQAQGLDVPIVSSAPVFAPGLLAGPTAPWLKSHLYVAAQTSTFEAHPDLYEQYTKAYPKEKSASAGVIFGYGMGEVMKQVLDAACKKGDLTRQGVLDAFEGLKMVDTGGLLVPIDGFTLGRSPSLYSFIYRPADVPGGATIVQDAFLGQFAEALAGS; from the coding sequence ATGAGAAGACCAGCCTTGATCCGAGTGGCGGCGATCGCGGCCGCGCTCTCGATGATCGTCACCGGGTGCAGCAGTAAGGCCGAGAACGGCTCCGACGGAGGGTCCGGGGACGTCGCCACCGATGTCGGCGTCGAGGGCGACACGATCACCCTCGGTGTGCTCACCGACCTGACCGGCGTCTTCGCCTCGATCGGTAAGGACATGACCAACGGCAACTCGCTGTACTGGAAGACCGCGAAGGTCTGCGACAAGTACACCGTGAAGCTCGACGTGCAGGACACCCAGTACGTGCCCCAGCAGGGCGTCCAGCTCTACAGCTCGATGAAGTCGGACGTCCTGGCCATGCAGCAGACGATCGGCTCCCCGATCAACGCGGCGCTGGCCAAGGACTTCGTGGCCGACAAGATCGTCAACTTCCCGTCGGCGCTGGGGGAGGGGCTCACCGAGATCCCCGGCACCGCGGTGCTCGGCCCGACCTACGACGTCGAGATGTCCAACGGGCTCGACTACCTCTTCCGGAAGAACATGCTGAAGGAGGGCGACACGGTCGGCCATATCTACTTCGAGGGCGAGTACGGCGAGACCGGCCTGGAGGGCACCACCCACGTCGCCAAGGTGAAGAAGCTGCAGGTCGTCGAAGCCCAGATCAAGCCCACCGACCAGGACATGAGCGCCCAGATCAGCCAGTTCAAGGCCCGCGGCGTCGACGCGATCGCGCTGACCGTCGCACCGACCCAGCTCGCATCCGTCGCGGCGGCCTCCCAGGCCCAGGGGCTCGACGTGCCGATCGTCTCCAGCGCCCCGGTGTTCGCGCCGGGTCTGCTCGCCGGGCCGACCGCCCCCTGGCTGAAGTCACACCTCTACGTGGCGGCGCAGACGTCCACCTTCGAGGCTCACCCCGACCTCTACGAGCAGTACACCAAGGCCTACCCCAAGGAGAAGAGCGCCAGCGCCGGCGTGATCTTCGGCTACGGCATGGGTGAGGTCATGAAGCAGGTGCTCGACGCGGCCTGCAAGAAAGGTGACCTGACCCGCCAGGGCGTGCTCGACGCGTTCGAGGGTCTGAAGATGGTCGACACCGGTGGGCTGCTGGTGCCGATCGACGGGTTCACGCTGGGCCGCTCGCCCAGCCTGTACAGCTTCATCTACCGTCCAGCCGACGTGCCCGGTGGCGCGACGATCGTCCAGGACGCGTTCCTCGGTCAGTTCGCCGAGGCGCTCGCCGGGAGCTGA
- a CDS encoding branched-chain amino acid ABC transporter permease, whose product MSRLRWILPAIVLLLLPFYVDEFWLRTGFAICGAAVGAIGLNLLLGTTGQLSLAHSFFLAVGAIGYTYLAGSLGWSPVLAMVVAVGLAGFAGLMFSPLAARLRGIYLGVASLALVFGGQHVLNSWTSVTGGFNGRSVPDFAVFGFPFADTPRMVLLGVPFHEAERLWYLGLVLLVGAFLFARNLVRSRPGTALQAVRDSEIAASVMGVDVQRYKAGAFLVSSXSRPGTALQAVRDSEIAASVMGVDVQRYKAGAFLVSSAFAGLSGVLYALSIGSVAPESFGLFVSIQYLAMVILGGLGSLGGAVLGAAFVTALPLVLQRYADELPLVTGAGGDGLAAGEAARYLYGLAIVLVVLFQPAGLAGLAHRFRFRSAHVRRGTPDEKTSLDPSGGDRGRALDDRHRVQQ is encoded by the coding sequence GTGTCTAGGCTGCGCTGGATCCTGCCGGCGATCGTGCTGCTGCTTCTCCCGTTCTACGTGGACGAGTTCTGGCTCCGGACAGGCTTCGCGATCTGCGGCGCCGCGGTCGGCGCGATCGGGCTGAACCTGCTGCTGGGGACCACCGGTCAGCTGTCGCTCGCGCACTCGTTCTTCCTCGCGGTCGGCGCGATCGGCTACACGTACCTCGCCGGCAGCCTGGGCTGGTCACCGGTGCTCGCGATGGTCGTCGCGGTGGGGCTGGCCGGATTCGCCGGGCTGATGTTCAGCCCGCTGGCGGCCCGTCTACGAGGTATCTACCTCGGTGTCGCGTCGCTGGCGCTCGTGTTCGGAGGCCAGCACGTCCTCAACAGCTGGACGTCGGTGACCGGTGGCTTCAACGGACGTTCGGTGCCGGACTTCGCGGTGTTCGGCTTCCCGTTCGCGGACACCCCGCGGATGGTGCTGCTCGGCGTCCCGTTCCACGAGGCCGAACGGCTCTGGTACCTCGGTCTCGTCCTCCTCGTCGGCGCGTTCCTGTTCGCACGCAACCTCGTCCGCAGCCGCCCCGGCACCGCGCTGCAGGCCGTCCGCGACAGCGAGATCGCCGCGTCGGTCATGGGTGTCGACGTTCAGCGGTACAAGGCCGGCGCCTTTCTGGTCAGCTCCGNCAGCCGCCCCGGCACCGCGCTGCAGGCCGTCCGCGACAGCGAGATCGCCGCGTCGGTCATGGGTGTCGACGTTCAGCGGTACAAGGCCGGCGCCTTTCTGGTCAGCTCCGCCTTCGCCGGGCTCTCCGGCGTGCTGTACGCGCTGTCGATCGGCAGCGTCGCACCCGAGTCCTTCGGACTCTTCGTCTCCATCCAGTACCTCGCGATGGTCATCCTGGGCGGCCTCGGGTCGCTGGGTGGCGCGGTCCTGGGTGCGGCGTTCGTGACGGCCCTGCCACTGGTTCTCCAGCGTTATGCGGACGAGTTGCCGCTGGTCACCGGCGCTGGTGGGGACGGTCTGGCCGCCGGAGAGGCCGCTCGCTACCTCTACGGCCTCGCGATCGTCCTGGTCGTCCTGTTCCAGCCGGCGGGCCTTGCCGGACTCGCCCACCGCTTCCGATTCCGTTCCGCTCACGTGCGAAGGGGCACACCTGATGAGAAGACCAGCCTTGATCCGAGTGGCGGCGATCGCGGCCGCGCTCTCGATGATCGTCACCGGGTGCAGCAGTAA